The following coding sequences are from one bacterium window:
- a CDS encoding ATP--guanido phosphotransferase — MNPDDAGIIGLLQQPAGWTNASGKEAETILSSRVRLARNLQNYNFPGRCREAERREILDFSKEQALQVNYLKGAAFFSLDGITKLGRRALEERRMAGSGPGEQLQSGVLISPEQNVSLMINEEDHLRLQTIFPGLDLLEAFRVADQVDDQLQERMEVAFTSDHGFLTACPSNLGTGLRASVLMHLPALALSDQREALIEQLSQKGIVARGAYGEGSRVKANLFQFSNRTSLGKSELEIVEEVEQAARSLQSEENKQRDDLWSRSRPELEDRVFRARAVLSQARLLSLDEFLSLWSAVRLGLSLGLFDSPKLPELNRMLIAMQPAHLQFACDRTLDATQEDIERADRVRAMFV, encoded by the coding sequence ATGAACCCAGATGACGCAGGGATCATAGGCCTTCTGCAGCAGCCGGCCGGATGGACAAATGCCTCCGGGAAGGAGGCGGAGACCATCCTGTCCAGCCGGGTCAGGCTGGCCCGCAACCTCCAGAACTACAATTTCCCGGGCCGCTGCCGCGAGGCCGAGCGGCGGGAGATCCTGGATTTCAGCAAGGAGCAGGCCCTTCAGGTCAATTACCTCAAGGGGGCGGCATTCTTCTCCCTGGACGGGATCACCAAGCTGGGCAGGAGAGCCCTGGAGGAGCGGCGAATGGCCGGCTCCGGCCCGGGGGAGCAGCTTCAATCCGGGGTGTTGATCTCCCCGGAACAGAATGTCAGCCTGATGATCAACGAAGAGGATCATTTAAGGCTCCAGACCATATTTCCGGGGCTGGACCTGCTGGAGGCTTTCAGGGTAGCCGACCAGGTGGACGATCAGCTGCAGGAGCGGATGGAAGTGGCCTTTACCTCCGACCACGGATTCCTGACGGCCTGCCCCTCAAACCTGGGCACCGGTCTAAGGGCCTCGGTGCTGATGCATCTGCCGGCGCTGGCCTTGAGCGACCAGAGGGAGGCCTTGATCGAACAGCTTTCCCAAAAAGGGATCGTGGCCCGGGGAGCCTATGGCGAGGGCAGCCGGGTCAAGGCCAACCTGTTCCAGTTCTCCAACCGGACCTCCCTGGGCAAAAGCGAGCTGGAGATAGTGGAAGAGGTGGAGCAGGCGGCCAGATCATTGCAGAGCGAAGAGAACAAGCAGCGGGATGATCTGTGGAGCAGGTCCCGCCCCGAGTTGGAAGACAGGGTCTTTAGGGCCAGGGCGGTACTAAGCCAGGCCAGGCTGCTTTCACTTGATGAGTTTTTAAGCTTATGGTCGGCGGTCCGGCTGGGCTTAAGCCTGGGGCTGTTTGATTCCCCGAAGCTTCCGGAACTCAACCGGATGCTGATAGCCATGCAGCCGGCCCACCTGCAGTTCGCCTGCGACCGGACGCTGGATGCCACCCAGGAGGATATCGAACGGGCGGACCGGGTCCGGGCGATGTTTGTGTAG
- a CDS encoding ATP-dependent Clp protease ATP-binding subunit: MKENRFTERAKKVLFMAREEARRLQHDYVGTEHILLAMIREGQGVAATVLTNLGLNLEQVKRRVEEMAPLAGGTMALGDMPFNQAAKNAMEYGVDEARSLQHSYVGTEHLLLGLLDEPDGVAGRALLSFGADTERVRAEMLRLLAVEPGGLPKPVADSQSKTPALDYFCRDLSQLARDGKLDPVIGRAREIERVIQILSRRKKNNPVLIGEAGVGKTAIVEGLAQQIIAGQVPEQISGKRVLALDLAAVVAGTKYRGQFEERLKAVMNELKTASDAILFLDELHTIVGAGGAEGALDASNMLKPALARGEIQCVGATTMDEYRKHIEKDAALERRFQSIVVEPPGVEETIRILKGLQSKYEEHHKIKYSGEAIESAVRLSDRYISDRFLPDKAIDVIDEAGSRARLGASEPPLEIKALDGELEQIVLSKIAAVKKQDYEGAASWRDAERNKKQEIERLKAAWKKSREQIRVVIGEEDIAYVVARWTGIPIVKLEEKESARLLKMEQELSKRVVGQDQAISAISRAVRRTRAGIKDPKRPMGSFIFLGPTGVGKTELARTLAAFLFEDENALIRVDMSEYMEKHAVSRMMGAPPGYVGYEEGGQLTEKVRRRPYSVVLLDEIEKAHPDVFNVLLQVLEDGLLTDSYGRKVSFKNTVVIMTSNLGAREIKKGVSLGFQSSDDQQSFDLMKDKVLAELKKTFNPEFLNRVDETVVFHSLGEPEMEQIVEILAGQLSARLAEKDIRIKLSPEAKQLLAEKGFDPSSGARPVKRTIQRLVEDPLSEEILKGSVKPGDAVEVEAKAGIIHFKPAKGRAVSGKKKA, from the coding sequence ATGAAAGAAAACCGCTTTACCGAGAGGGCCAAGAAGGTCCTGTTCATGGCCCGGGAGGAGGCCCGGCGGCTGCAGCACGATTACGTGGGCACCGAGCACATCCTGCTGGCCATGATCCGCGAGGGCCAGGGCGTGGCGGCCACCGTGCTGACCAACCTGGGGCTGAACCTGGAACAGGTCAAGCGCCGGGTGGAGGAGATGGCCCCGCTGGCCGGGGGAACTATGGCCCTGGGCGACATGCCTTTCAACCAGGCGGCCAAGAACGCCATGGAATACGGGGTGGACGAGGCCCGCTCCCTGCAGCACAGCTACGTGGGTACCGAGCATCTGCTGCTGGGCCTTTTGGACGAGCCCGACGGCGTGGCCGGACGGGCGCTGTTGTCCTTCGGCGCCGACACCGAGCGGGTGCGGGCCGAGATGCTGCGCCTGCTGGCGGTGGAGCCGGGCGGCCTGCCCAAGCCGGTGGCCGACTCCCAGAGCAAGACCCCGGCCCTGGATTATTTCTGCCGCGACCTGTCCCAGCTGGCCCGTGATGGCAAGCTGGACCCGGTGATCGGGCGGGCCCGGGAGATAGAGCGGGTGATCCAGATCCTTTCCCGGCGCAAGAAGAACAATCCGGTGCTGATCGGCGAGGCCGGGGTGGGCAAGACCGCCATAGTGGAGGGCCTGGCCCAGCAGATAATAGCCGGACAGGTGCCGGAGCAGATCTCCGGCAAGCGGGTGCTGGCCCTGGACCTGGCGGCGGTGGTGGCCGGCACCAAGTACCGGGGGCAGTTCGAGGAGCGCCTGAAGGCGGTGATGAACGAGCTGAAGACAGCCAGCGATGCCATCCTCTTTCTGGACGAGCTCCACACCATCGTCGGCGCCGGCGGGGCCGAGGGGGCCCTGGATGCCTCCAACATGCTGAAGCCGGCCCTGGCCCGAGGCGAGATCCAGTGCGTGGGGGCCACCACCATGGACGAGTACCGCAAGCACATAGAGAAGGACGCGGCCCTGGAGCGCAGGTTCCAGAGCATAGTGGTGGAGCCGCCGGGGGTGGAGGAGACCATCAGGATACTGAAAGGCCTGCAGTCAAAGTACGAGGAGCACCACAAGATAAAATATTCCGGAGAGGCCATTGAGTCGGCGGTCCGGCTCTCCGACCGCTACATCAGCGACCGCTTTTTGCCGGACAAGGCCATAGACGTGATAGATGAGGCGGGCTCCCGGGCCCGGCTGGGGGCCAGCGAGCCGCCGCTGGAGATCAAGGCCCTGGACGGCGAGCTGGAGCAGATAGTCCTGTCCAAGATAGCGGCGGTCAAAAAGCAGGACTACGAGGGCGCGGCCAGCTGGCGGGACGCCGAGCGCAACAAGAAACAGGAGATAGAGCGGCTGAAGGCCGCCTGGAAGAAGAGCCGGGAGCAGATAAGGGTGGTGATCGGCGAGGAGGACATCGCCTATGTGGTGGCCCGCTGGACCGGCATCCCCATCGTCAAGCTGGAGGAGAAGGAGTCGGCCCGGCTGCTGAAGATGGAACAGGAACTAAGCAAGCGTGTGGTGGGCCAGGACCAGGCCATCTCGGCCATCTCCCGGGCGGTGCGCCGCACCCGGGCCGGGATCAAGGATCCCAAGCGGCCCATGGGCTCCTTCATCTTCCTGGGGCCCACTGGGGTGGGCAAGACCGAACTGGCCAGGACCCTGGCCGCCTTTCTGTTCGAGGATGAGAACGCCCTGATCCGGGTGGACATGTCGGAATACATGGAAAAACACGCGGTCTCCCGGATGATGGGTGCCCCTCCGGGCTATGTAGGCTACGAGGAGGGCGGACAGCTGACCGAGAAGGTGCGGCGCCGGCCCTATTCGGTGGTGCTGCTGGACGAGATCGAGAAGGCCCACCCCGACGTCTTCAACGTCCTGTTGCAGGTGCTGGAGGACGGCCTGCTGACCGATTCCTACGGCCGCAAGGTCAGCTTCAAGAACACGGTGGTGATCATGACCTCCAACCTGGGAGCCCGGGAGATCAAGAAAGGCGTCAGCCTGGGATTCCAGTCGTCGGACGACCAGCAGTCGTTCGATCTGATGAAGGACAAGGTGCTGGCCGAACTGAAGAAGACCTTCAACCCCGAATTCCTGAACCGGGTGGACGAGACGGTGGTGTTCCATTCCCTGGGCGAGCCGGAGATGGAGCAGATCGTGGAGATCCTGGCCGGGCAGCTTTCCGCCCGGCTGGCCGAAAAGGACATCAGGATCAAGCTGAGCCCCGAGGCCAAGCAGCTTTTGGCGGAGAAGGGGTTCGATCCCTCCTCCGGGGCCCGTCCGGTCAAGCGAACCATTCAGCGGCTGGTGGAGGACCCGCTGTCGGAGGAGATACTGAAGGGCTCGGTCAAGCCGGGGGATGCGGTGGAGGTGGAGGCAAAGGCCGGGATCATTCACTTTAAACCGGCCAAAGGCCGGGCGGTCAGCGGGAAGAAAAAGGCGTGA
- the bamA gene encoding outer membrane protein assembly factor BamA: protein MNQKLLRTACLILLLSAFTGSLSLALTVTGLKVEGNQNVDQASIINASQLTVGDSVDTDGLSSALRKVYALGYFKDVQLRTDSTGMGSDLVFVVAEKPLVERVEFLGNEKISTQDLEDTLTVRPGSMLDKKIISQNAALIRNMYLEKGYSDATVRDTLIESGSKYSLRYVIDEGRKVRVKKIVFTGNPSLKSRDIIQAMTTKQRGWTMLWKAVPWYRKGAYSQDTLTDDLARVERYCQNYGFIEAKAVLDSVSYNDDRDRVTTYINLTEGTKYRVGQLIFEGNEKITTPKLNKALVLKPGQVFSADHADKTLENLYTIYTEEGFIYCRVIPEPSLHDSMADMKYSILENNPAHIRQVIIAGNTKTRDKVIRRQLKVLPGDLFRRSLVIRSQREVFSLGYFEDVQIGSQPADTSGDIDLIFTVKEKQVGQFQVGTTYGATDGLAGFVQIGMPNLFGRGQEINFKTEFSSKKFNLDLGFTEPWLFDTPTSAGIDLYRTTYSYTTYDEERIGGGLRLGRPIPWLDYTRGYWQYNLERLDIYNPSSSIAATVNSQTWPRISSSTGISLVRDSRDRPFNATNGSRTMLSSEFCGGVLQGRVDYQKYIGEYRYYHPLFWKLAVMGRARAGMVDGYSSPNTVPISERFFVGGAGEDGIRGYPDRSVSTSIGGRAMAVTNLELRYGINSSIYSMLFLDAGNSWLSVKDVRAKAYKGLGAGVRMEIPMIGILGFDWAYGFDRKLLGLQDHWEFHFQIGTTF, encoded by the coding sequence ATGAACCAAAAATTACTCCGGACAGCCTGTTTGATCCTGTTATTATCGGCCTTTACAGGTTCCCTTTCCCTGGCCCTGACCGTGACCGGCCTTAAGGTGGAGGGCAACCAGAATGTTGACCAGGCCTCCATCATCAACGCCTCCCAGCTGACCGTAGGTGACAGCGTGGACACCGACGGCCTTTCCTCGGCCCTGCGCAAAGTTTACGCCCTGGGATATTTCAAGGACGTCCAGCTTCGCACCGACAGCACCGGGATGGGCAGCGACCTGGTCTTTGTGGTGGCGGAAAAACCGCTGGTGGAGCGGGTGGAATTTTTGGGCAACGAAAAGATCAGCACCCAGGACCTGGAGGACACCCTGACGGTCCGGCCCGGTTCCATGCTGGACAAGAAGATCATCAGCCAGAACGCCGCCCTGATCCGCAATATGTACCTGGAAAAGGGTTACTCCGACGCGACAGTGCGGGACACCCTGATCGAATCCGGCAGCAAATACTCCCTGCGCTATGTGATAGACGAGGGCCGCAAGGTCCGGGTCAAAAAGATAGTCTTTACCGGGAACCCCAGCCTTAAAAGCCGGGACATCATCCAGGCCATGACCACCAAGCAGCGCGGCTGGACCATGTTGTGGAAGGCGGTTCCCTGGTACCGCAAGGGGGCCTACAGCCAGGACACTCTGACCGATGACCTGGCCCGGGTGGAACGCTACTGCCAGAACTACGGGTTCATAGAGGCCAAGGCCGTACTGGACAGCGTCAGCTACAATGACGACCGGGACCGGGTGACCACCTACATCAACCTGACGGAGGGGACCAAGTACCGGGTGGGGCAGTTGATCTTTGAGGGCAACGAAAAAATAACCACCCCCAAGCTGAACAAAGCCCTGGTCCTTAAGCCGGGCCAGGTCTTCAGCGCCGACCACGCCGACAAGACGCTGGAGAACCTTTACACCATCTACACCGAGGAGGGCTTCATCTACTGCCGGGTGATCCCGGAGCCCAGCCTGCACGACTCCATGGCCGACATGAAATACAGCATCCTGGAGAACAACCCGGCCCACATCCGGCAGGTGATCATCGCCGGCAACACCAAGACCAGGGATAAGGTCATCCGCCGCCAGCTGAAGGTGCTGCCCGGGGACCTGTTCCGCCGTTCCCTGGTGATCCGCAGCCAGCGCGAGGTTTTCTCCCTGGGATATTTTGAGGACGTCCAGATCGGCTCCCAGCCGGCCGACACCAGCGGCGACATAGACCTGATCTTCACCGTCAAGGAAAAGCAGGTGGGGCAGTTCCAGGTGGGCACCACCTACGGCGCCACCGACGGGCTGGCCGGATTCGTCCAGATCGGGATGCCCAACCTGTTCGGGCGGGGGCAGGAGATAAACTTTAAGACCGAATTCAGTTCCAAGAAGTTCAACCTGGACCTGGGCTTCACCGAGCCCTGGCTGTTCGACACCCCCACCTCGGCCGGGATCGACCTTTACCGCACCACCTATTCCTACACCACTTACGACGAGGAGAGGATCGGCGGCGGGCTGCGGCTGGGCAGGCCCATTCCCTGGCTGGATTACACCCGGGGCTACTGGCAGTATAATCTGGAACGGCTGGACATTTACAACCCTTCCAGCAGCATAGCCGCCACGGTAAACAGCCAGACCTGGCCCCGGATATCCTCCAGCACCGGCATCAGCCTGGTGCGGGACAGCCGGGACCGGCCGTTCAACGCCACCAACGGAAGCCGGACCATGCTCAGCTCCGAATTCTGCGGAGGGGTTTTGCAGGGCCGGGTGGATTACCAGAAATACATCGGCGAATACCGGTATTACCATCCCCTGTTCTGGAAGCTGGCGGTGATGGGCCGGGCCCGGGCCGGAATGGTGGACGGCTATTCCAGCCCCAATACAGTGCCCATCAGCGAGCGGTTTTTCGTGGGCGGCGCCGGCGAGGACGGCATCCGGGGCTACCCCGACCGCTCCGTCAGCACTTCCATCGGGGGGCGGGCCATGGCGGTCACCAATCTGGAACTGCGCTACGGCATAAATTCCAGCATTTATTCCATGCTGTTCCTGGATGCCGGCAACTCCTGGCTCAGCGTCAAGGACGTCCGGGCCAAGGCTTACAAGGGTTTGGGGGCCGGGGTCAGGATGGAGATCCCCATGATCGGCATCCTGGGCTTCGACTGGGCCTACGGGTTTGACCGCAAACTGCTGGGCCTGCAGGACCACTGGGAATTCCATTTCCAGATCGGGACCACGTTCTGA
- a CDS encoding OmpH family outer membrane protein, producing MKIARSVFVWAVLLLMAAASPALAQKTGYVDSKKIFESYKGAGDIKQQVNRALDAWNKEIEAKRAEIDSLQRDLESQNLVISSERRKLKQDEIKARSKEVETLIHQVYDPSGKLDSKNKELSKPMAEKIGAIIKKVALDNNILLVLDSSSGAVVYADKDLDLTDQVLEELAKAEGIVAQYQATLALFPVWDADPEAVRKKLGKLAFGYLFSSLGRSETFKPLAQKLVRDLVKDKGLEEKEVSDARGMEMAKILTAQFSISGGINYNAASGQITLKLRLFNVDTGMMLAEESEVAASQTELSGACENLVARLAQKAGGK from the coding sequence ATGAAAATTGCCAGAAGTGTTTTTGTCTGGGCGGTGCTGCTTTTAATGGCCGCCGCTTCACCCGCTCTGGCCCAGAAAACGGGCTACGTGGACTCCAAGAAGATATTCGAAAGCTACAAGGGGGCCGGGGACATCAAGCAGCAGGTCAACCGGGCGCTGGACGCCTGGAACAAGGAGATCGAAGCCAAGCGGGCGGAGATCGACTCCTTGCAGCGGGACCTGGAGTCCCAGAACCTGGTGATCAGCAGCGAGCGCCGCAAGCTTAAGCAGGACGAGATCAAGGCCAGGAGCAAAGAGGTGGAAACCCTGATCCATCAGGTCTACGATCCCTCCGGCAAGCTGGACTCCAAGAACAAGGAACTCTCCAAGCCGATGGCGGAGAAGATCGGGGCCATCATCAAAAAGGTGGCTTTGGACAACAACATCCTGCTGGTGCTGGACTCCTCCTCGGGCGCAGTGGTCTATGCCGACAAGGACCTGGACCTGACCGACCAGGTGCTGGAGGAACTGGCCAAGGCGGAAGGGATCGTGGCCCAGTACCAGGCCACCCTGGCCCTGTTTCCGGTCTGGGATGCCGACCCCGAGGCGGTCCGCAAAAAACTGGGCAAGCTGGCCTTCGGGTATCTCTTCAGCTCCCTGGGCCGCTCCGAAACATTCAAGCCCCTGGCCCAAAAGCTGGTCCGGGATCTGGTCAAGGACAAGGGGCTGGAGGAAAAAGAGGTCAGCGATGCCCGGGGAATGGAGATGGCCAAGATACTGACCGCCCAGTTCTCCATCAGCGGAGGCATCAATTATAATGCGGCCAGCGGGCAGATCACCCTAAAACTCCGGCTGTTCAACGTGGACACCGGGATGATGCTGGCCGAGGAGAGCGAAGTGGCGGCCAGCCAGACCGAACTTTCCGGGGCCTGCGAGAACCTGGTGGCCAGGCTGGCCCAGAAGGCCGGCGGAAAATGA
- the lpxD gene encoding UDP-3-O-(3-hydroxymyristoyl)glucosamine N-acyltransferase produces the protein MRSIKASEIAALCQGRLAGPDLELKGLSGLKEAQPGFLSFLSNPKYAAALPDTKASCIIVPPGTEVSGKTVIECRDPYLGFAKAAQLFYRESNPRPEPGIHPAAVVSPSANIDPSATVGPYAVIEEGAGIGPRTVVMGPSFIGARAKIGSDCLIYPNAAIREECLLGNGVIIHCGAVVGSDGFGYAREGARYVKIPQTGIVILEDEVEIGANSTIDRGALGPTRIKRGTKLDNLVHIAHNVEIGEDGAIAALSGIAGSSIIGDRLIMGGKVGMIGHLEIGDDVICLAYSGVTKSTPSKTMLYGNPARPHMRGKRIDAAVDMLPEKMKVISDLEKRVAELEEKLKG, from the coding sequence ATGAGAAGCATCAAGGCCAGCGAGATCGCCGCCCTGTGCCAGGGACGCCTGGCGGGCCCCGACCTGGAGCTGAAAGGGCTGTCCGGCTTAAAGGAGGCCCAGCCCGGATTTTTAAGCTTTTTATCCAACCCCAAATATGCCGCCGCGCTTCCGGATACCAAGGCTTCCTGCATAATAGTTCCCCCGGGTACGGAAGTGAGTGGCAAGACCGTCATTGAATGCCGGGATCCCTATCTGGGCTTCGCCAAGGCCGCCCAGCTTTTCTACCGGGAATCAAACCCCAGGCCTGAACCCGGGATCCATCCGGCCGCAGTGGTATCTCCCAGTGCTAATATAGATCCTTCCGCCACGGTCGGTCCGTATGCGGTGATAGAAGAAGGGGCCGGGATCGGCCCCCGCACAGTGGTGATGGGGCCAAGCTTCATCGGAGCCCGGGCCAAAATCGGAAGCGATTGTCTGATCTACCCCAACGCCGCGATCCGGGAAGAATGCCTCTTGGGCAACGGGGTCATCATCCACTGCGGGGCGGTGGTGGGCTCGGACGGCTTCGGCTACGCCCGGGAGGGCGCCAGATATGTCAAGATACCCCAGACCGGGATTGTCATTTTGGAAGACGAGGTCGAGATCGGGGCCAACTCCACCATCGACCGGGGGGCTTTGGGCCCCACCCGCATCAAGCGGGGGACCAAGCTGGACAACCTGGTGCACATTGCCCACAACGTGGAAATAGGGGAGGACGGAGCCATCGCGGCCTTGAGCGGCATCGCCGGATCATCCATCATAGGCGACCGGCTGATCATGGGGGGAAAGGTGGGGATGATCGGGCACCTGGAGATCGGCGACGACGTGATCTGTCTGGCCTATTCCGGGGTCACCAAGTCCACTCCCTCCAAGACCATGCTTTACGGCAACCCGGCCCGGCCCCATATGAGGGGCAAGAGGATAGACGCCGCGGTTGACATGCTGCCGGAGAAGATGAAGGTGATAAGCGACCTGGAGAAAAGGGTGGCCGAGCTGGAGGAGAAGCTGAAAGGATAA